In Spirobacillus cienkowskii, a genomic segment contains:
- a CDS encoding type II CAAX prenyl endopeptidase Rce1 family protein has protein sequence MSNILFAGGHSHISLGFALSAFIPGIFWGWLYAKQNSLISVSVSHVLIGVWGAFIVGFENIV, from the coding sequence ATGTCTAATATTCTTTTTGCAGGTGGCCATTCGCATATTAGTTTAGGATTTGCACTTTCTGCATTTATTCCTGGTATATTTTGGGGTTGGTTATACGCAAAACAAAATTCATTAATATCCGTAAGCGTTTCTCATGTTTTAATTGGTGTTTGGGGGGCATTTATTGTTGGATTTGAAAATATTGTATAG
- a CDS encoding acyltransferase, with the protein MPWLYFSLKDKHKIWAEPWQQEIQAQLQELETVKIGKNCFISPEANIFAEPGRQITIGDNVTIASHVFLHGPITIENGVSINTGVVIDGGAKGVFIGQNSRIASGVKIYAFNHGMKADFLIKEQAVTSYGVYIGKDVWLGANACITDNVTIGNHVVVGMGAVVTNSVAEWLIVGGVPAKEIGCRKN; encoded by the coding sequence ATGCCATGGCTTTATTTTTCATTAAAAGATAAACATAAAATTTGGGCAGAACCATGGCAACAAGAAATTCAAGCACAACTGCAAGAGTTAGAAACAGTGAAAATAGGTAAAAACTGTTTTATTTCTCCTGAAGCAAATATTTTTGCTGAGCCAGGTAGGCAAATTACGATTGGAGATAATGTGACTATAGCTTCGCATGTTTTTTTGCATGGTCCAATTACTATCGAAAATGGCGTGAGCATTAACACTGGAGTTGTGATTGATGGAGGCGCAAAAGGCGTTTTTATAGGACAAAATTCTAGAATTGCTTCGGGTGTAAAAATTTATGCTTTTAATCATGGAATGAAGGCTGATTTTTTAATAAAAGAGCAGGCTGTAACATCTTATGGTGTTTATATAGGTAAAGATGTTTGGCTTGGAGCTAATGCATGTATAACAGATAATGTAACAATAGGTAACCATGTTGTGGTTGGAATGGGAGCTGTTGTTACTAACAGTGTTGCAGAATGGTTAATTGTTGGTGGTGTGCCAGCCAAAGAAATTGGATGTAGAAAAAATTAA
- the nadA gene encoding quinolinate synthase NadA, with protein sequence MTIAFQPPLPAPYPNLTESEMLKRISDVRKYFGKKLVILAHHYQRPEIVELSDIRGDSLQLAQYAARQSEANFIVFCGVHFMAEGADILKTGQQIVVLPDLGAGCDMADMADVDDVVEAWEQLVETVGHESIMPVTYINSSAALKAFVAQKGGVVCTSSNAPKIVEWALRERKILFFYPDQHLGRNTAKKLGIPMEQMSLWNPKKAYGGLDKNKIKDTTIMLWQGCCPVHMMFTIKQIDQIRAKDPEFKIISHPECAMEVVDKSDFSGSTDFIVKTIAASPSGSKWAVGTELNLVNRIAKENADKTVVSLNPFMCLCGTMNRIDLPHLTWALEQIRLGTPQNVIAVSEPQRSLAKQTLVRMLNMSHTVLNSN encoded by the coding sequence ATGACAATTGCTTTTCAACCTCCATTGCCCGCCCCTTACCCTAACCTGACTGAATCAGAAATGCTGAAACGTATTTCTGATGTTCGAAAGTATTTTGGTAAAAAACTTGTTATTTTAGCACATCATTATCAACGACCAGAAATTGTAGAACTTAGTGATATTCGAGGCGACTCCTTGCAACTTGCTCAATATGCTGCAAGGCAATCTGAAGCAAACTTTATTGTGTTTTGTGGTGTGCATTTTATGGCTGAGGGTGCTGATATTTTAAAAACAGGACAACAAATTGTTGTGTTACCCGATTTAGGGGCTGGCTGTGATATGGCCGATATGGCTGATGTTGACGATGTTGTTGAGGCTTGGGAGCAGCTTGTTGAAACTGTTGGTCATGAAAGCATAATGCCTGTTACGTATATCAATTCGAGCGCTGCATTAAAGGCATTTGTTGCGCAAAAAGGCGGTGTGGTTTGTACAAGTTCTAATGCACCAAAAATAGTAGAATGGGCATTGCGTGAGCGAAAAATTTTATTTTTTTATCCCGATCAACATTTGGGTCGTAATACGGCAAAGAAATTGGGCATTCCAATGGAACAAATGAGTTTATGGAATCCGAAAAAGGCTTACGGTGGTTTAGATAAAAATAAAATTAAAGATACAACTATTATGTTGTGGCAAGGTTGTTGCCCTGTGCATATGATGTTTACTATAAAACAAATAGATCAAATTCGTGCGAAAGATCCTGAGTTTAAAATTATTTCTCATCCCGAATGTGCTATGGAAGTTGTCGACAAATCAGATTTTTCTGGTTCTACTGATTTTATTGTAAAAACAATTGCAGCAAGCCCTTCTGGTAGCAAATGGGCTGTGGGAACAGAGCTTAATTTGGTTAATCGTATTGCTAAAGAAAACGCGGATAAAACGGTTGTGAGTCTTAATCCTTTTATGTGTTTATGCGGCACCATGAATCGCATCGATTTGCCACATTTAACTTGGGCGTTGGAGCAAATAAGATTGGGTACACCACAAAATGTTATTGCTGTTTCAGAGCCACAACGTTCACTTGCAAAACAAACCTTGGTTCGTATGTTAAATATGAGCCATACTGTTTTAAACTCAAATTAA
- a CDS encoding 3-hydroxybutyryl-CoA dehydrogenase: MISAIKVIAVIGAGQMGSGIAQIAAQAGYQVLLCDSYPESLHKGLLTIEKSLTKLFEKGKIEEHPPAILARIKKTSQLSDLAKVDFVIEAVNENETLKKEIFKELDKIVSPNTIFASNTSSLPITRLASATSRTNKFIGMHFMNPVPIMSLVEIIRGHATSEDTYQITKQISEKMGKTTVCSQDYPGFIINRILMPMINEAFYTLMEGIANAEDIDTGMKLGTNQPMGPLTLADFIGLDTCYAIMKVLHEGLGDSKYRPCPLLKKYVDAGHFGKKVGQGVYKY, translated from the coding sequence ATGATCTCAGCTATTAAAGTAATTGCTGTCATTGGAGCAGGACAAATGGGAAGCGGTATTGCCCAAATTGCAGCCCAGGCCGGTTATCAGGTTTTGCTTTGTGATTCTTACCCAGAAAGTTTACACAAAGGGCTTTTAACCATAGAAAAAAGTTTAACAAAACTTTTTGAAAAGGGCAAAATAGAAGAACATCCACCTGCAATTCTTGCTCGAATCAAAAAAACCTCGCAGCTTAGTGATTTAGCAAAAGTCGATTTTGTTATTGAAGCCGTTAATGAAAACGAAACATTAAAAAAAGAAATCTTTAAAGAACTCGATAAAATTGTCTCTCCAAACACTATATTTGCCAGCAACACAAGCAGTTTACCTATAACTCGCCTTGCCTCAGCGACGTCAAGAACAAATAAATTTATTGGCATGCATTTTATGAATCCTGTGCCAATTATGAGCTTAGTAGAAATTATTAGAGGCCACGCAACTTCTGAAGACACATATCAGATAACTAAACAAATTTCAGAAAAAATGGGTAAAACAACTGTTTGCTCGCAAGACTATCCAGGATTTATAATTAATAGAATACTAATGCCTATGATTAATGAAGCGTTTTATACTTTGATGGAAGGCATTGCAAACGCCGAAGACATTGATACGGGCATGAAGCTAGGAACAAACCAGCCCATGGGACCACTCACTTTAGCTGATTTTATTGGGCTCGATACCTGTTATGCCATTATGAAAGTCTTGCACGAAGGACTAGGGGACAGCAAATATCGCCCCTGTCCATTACTAAAAAAATACGTTGACGCAGGCCATTTTGGCAAAAAAGTAGGACAAGGGGTTTATAAATATTAA
- a CDS encoding HAMP domain-containing methyl-accepting chemotaxis protein: protein MTFFSTLSLKIKLILFSIFFVICLLTVGGIAIQRISILTDDYDQVAKISLPKINDVFIMLSLYRQVRIDLRTLGIPNLSESQIQQASNNVRKSIEEYDAIAKDFLKYPMVNGQKKVNDQVQESWKKFVEVVNKVLTYANSQKAGDFEKMRAIFLKDCPEAAENYRLLNLELIKIVEDGTKDRFKLAHEAATMGNILVISVIGTSVLLGLIIGWLFSSWITQSISIGFNKISANASSVLAAAKEISSSSEELSNSAGQQATSLQETTTSVELLSSTVTKNMENAKKTAILSTESKKSANDGESSVESMLAAMTEIRVSNETIMNKINASNLQLSNIVRMFKEIGDKTKVINEIVFQTKLLSFNASVEAARAGEQGKGFSVVAEEIGNLARMSGISASEISNLLANNIQKVEMIVNQSQKEVEVIIAQGKQKVEFGVEVAHKCAAALKEIVGNISNVSIMAEEISVSSDEQAKGLSEINSAMVDLNTVTQKNASATNQSFLAVNKISEQILFLNKTISELEVIIRGLKSVAKNGMK from the coding sequence ATGACTTTTTTTTCAACTCTTAGTTTAAAAATCAAGTTGATTCTATTTTCTATTTTTTTTGTAATTTGCTTATTAACTGTAGGAGGAATAGCAATTCAAAGGATTTCTATTCTTACCGATGATTACGATCAGGTTGCAAAAATTAGTCTACCCAAAATTAATGACGTATTTATAATGTTGAGTCTCTACAGACAGGTACGCATTGACCTCAGAACGCTGGGGATTCCAAATCTTTCGGAATCTCAAATTCAGCAAGCCTCCAATAACGTTCGTAAAAGCATCGAAGAATACGATGCTATTGCTAAGGATTTTCTAAAATACCCAATGGTAAATGGTCAAAAAAAGGTAAACGATCAAGTTCAGGAAAGTTGGAAGAAGTTTGTTGAGGTTGTAAATAAAGTTTTAACATACGCGAATTCACAAAAAGCAGGAGATTTTGAAAAAATGAGGGCTATCTTTCTTAAAGATTGCCCAGAAGCTGCTGAAAATTATCGGCTGCTTAACTTAGAGCTTATTAAAATTGTTGAAGACGGTACAAAAGATAGATTTAAACTCGCCCATGAGGCAGCCACTATGGGAAATATATTGGTAATTTCAGTTATTGGAACATCCGTTCTTTTAGGCCTGATTATTGGCTGGCTATTTTCATCCTGGATTACACAATCAATTTCAATTGGTTTCAATAAAATCTCTGCCAATGCGAGTTCTGTTTTAGCAGCTGCAAAAGAGATCTCGTCTTCATCCGAGGAGCTTTCTAATTCTGCAGGGCAACAAGCTACATCATTACAAGAGACGACCACTTCTGTTGAATTGCTCAGCTCAACGGTGACTAAAAATATGGAAAATGCCAAAAAAACTGCGATTCTTTCTACAGAATCAAAAAAAAGTGCCAATGATGGCGAATCATCTGTAGAAAGTATGCTTGCAGCTATGACAGAAATTCGTGTTTCGAATGAAACTATCATGAACAAAATTAATGCAAGCAATCTTCAATTATCTAATATTGTAAGAATGTTTAAGGAAATTGGTGATAAAACCAAAGTTATCAACGAAATTGTTTTTCAAACAAAACTTCTTTCCTTTAATGCCTCTGTAGAGGCCGCAAGGGCAGGTGAACAAGGTAAAGGCTTTTCTGTAGTCGCCGAAGAAATTGGAAATTTAGCTCGAATGAGTGGCATTTCTGCCTCTGAAATTTCAAATCTTTTGGCAAACAATATTCAAAAAGTTGAAATGATTGTCAATCAGTCTCAAAAAGAAGTGGAAGTTATCATTGCTCAAGGTAAGCAAAAGGTTGAGTTTGGAGTCGAAGTTGCGCATAAATGCGCAGCGGCTCTCAAAGAAATTGTGGGTAATATTTCAAATGTTTCTATAATGGCTGAAGAGATTTCAGTCTCAAGTGATGAACAGGCAAAAGGTCTTTCAGAAATCAATTCTGCAATGGTTGATCTAAACACTGTAACACAAAAAAATGCTTCTGCCACAAATCAAAGTTTTTTAGCCGTAAATAAAATTTCAGAACAAATTCTTTTTCTTAACAAGACTATCAGCGAGCTTGAGGTGATTATTCGCGGATTAAAATCTGTTGCTAAAAACGGTATGAAGTAA
- a CDS encoding trypsin-like peptidase domain-containing protein yields the protein MSLSNHSSSKVVHFLKARAKNLIVASFSVAALLGVASASIVIFAPEKITNIKQHFIAQASANAYSLPQATNVAPGNDTLFLKSFKKVFSNIAKESRPALVFIIAEKKVQVRANEFPFPDDFFFPFMPPQFRGPGNQRDKKQSIETDGGSGFIVDIKNGYIITNNHVIEGADKITVTTYDNKKYKAKVLGTAKNVDISVLKLEDFKPSNELKQVSLADSNEVEVGDWVIALGAPFELPQTLTMGVVSAVQRSSDTLGITGTNSFIQTDAAINPGNSGGPLVSLDGQVIGMNTAIYSKNGTSVGIGFAIPSNTIRLVADSIINNGKLTQVYLGVEMYDLNKFGAAAMKEMKIDPNTEGALVMRVVPKSPAAQAGLQPYDIIQSINNKPIKSSIDIQRQIIFLKPGTKIKIGILRNGKNTELTATVSEMPSKNSNNSEPNEDNSKTSKSPSLSYGLYLSNKPSTSGKGVSIKGVQAGSLADRAGLQEGDVILQVNREDVNTKQQVEDALEKSKKAKTAVIFLLVAREDGSRSAIILPLNS from the coding sequence GTGAGTTTGTCGAACCATTCTTCATCAAAGGTCGTTCATTTCCTGAAAGCAAGAGCAAAAAACTTAATTGTTGCAAGTTTTTCTGTTGCAGCATTACTTGGAGTTGCAAGCGCATCTATTGTAATTTTTGCACCTGAAAAAATTACAAATATAAAACAACATTTTATCGCACAGGCATCTGCAAATGCATATTCTTTACCCCAAGCGACTAATGTCGCACCAGGTAATGATACTCTATTTTTAAAATCATTTAAAAAAGTGTTTTCTAATATTGCAAAAGAAAGTCGTCCTGCTTTGGTATTTATTATTGCAGAAAAAAAAGTACAAGTTCGTGCAAACGAATTTCCCTTTCCTGATGATTTCTTTTTTCCATTTATGCCACCACAATTTCGAGGTCCTGGTAATCAAAGAGACAAAAAGCAATCAATTGAAACCGATGGCGGCTCAGGATTTATTGTTGATATAAAGAATGGTTATATTATTACAAATAATCATGTTATTGAAGGTGCCGATAAAATAACTGTTACAACTTATGACAATAAAAAATACAAAGCTAAAGTCTTAGGTACTGCAAAAAACGTTGATATTTCTGTTTTAAAACTCGAAGATTTTAAACCTTCCAATGAACTTAAACAAGTGAGCTTAGCCGACTCTAATGAAGTTGAGGTTGGAGACTGGGTTATTGCCCTAGGTGCTCCATTTGAATTGCCACAAACTCTGACAATGGGCGTCGTCAGTGCAGTCCAAAGATCAAGTGATACCCTTGGAATTACAGGTACAAATAGTTTTATTCAAACAGATGCGGCAATTAACCCAGGCAATTCTGGCGGGCCACTTGTCAGTTTAGACGGGCAAGTCATTGGAATGAATACTGCAATATACTCAAAAAATGGCACCAGCGTTGGAATTGGGTTTGCGATTCCTTCTAATACAATTCGATTGGTTGCTGATTCTATTATTAACAATGGAAAACTCACTCAAGTTTATTTAGGCGTAGAAATGTATGACTTAAATAAATTTGGTGCTGCAGCCATGAAAGAAATGAAAATCGACCCCAATACTGAAGGGGCTCTTGTCATGAGAGTTGTTCCTAAAAGTCCCGCAGCGCAAGCAGGATTGCAACCATATGATATTATTCAAAGTATAAATAATAAACCCATAAAATCTAGCATAGATATTCAAAGACAAATTATATTTTTAAAACCAGGCACAAAAATTAAAATTGGAATTTTAAGAAACGGAAAAAATACCGAATTGACTGCAACTGTATCAGAAATGCCTTCTAAAAACTCCAATAATTCTGAGCCAAATGAAGATAACTCCAAAACTTCAAAATCACCGTCTTTGAGCTATGGACTTTATCTCTCCAACAAGCCATCTACTTCTGGAAAGGGCGTTTCCATAAAAGGGGTTCAAGCAGGGAGTTTGGCTGATAGAGCTGGGTTACAAGAAGGGGATGTTATTTTACAGGTGAATAGGGAAGACGTAAACACCAAACAACAAGTCGAAGATGCGCTTGAAAAATCTAAAAAAGCCAAAACTGCGGTTATATTCTTACTTGTAGCTCGAGAAGACGGCTCACGTTCTGCAATTATCTTACCTCTAAATAGTTGA
- a CDS encoding helix-turn-helix domain-containing protein: MKFKSFQDYLKTGVCPQKIKEIEVQMELEYRALKSFQNGLAQALNNYMQQQKLGFNELVIKLDISPEKLSKILKGECNLSLENIVRIAALIKRKPTFSLDFDKDFLNL; the protein is encoded by the coding sequence ATGAAATTTAAAAGTTTTCAAGATTATCTAAAAACAGGTGTTTGCCCTCAAAAAATCAAAGAGATAGAAGTTCAAATGGAATTGGAATATCGGGCGCTTAAGTCTTTTCAAAATGGACTAGCTCAAGCACTGAACAATTACATGCAACAACAAAAATTAGGTTTTAATGAACTTGTGATAAAGCTTGATATCAGCCCAGAAAAGCTTTCAAAAATTCTTAAAGGTGAGTGTAATTTATCTTTAGAAAACATTGTTCGAATTGCTGCTTTGATTAAAAGAAAACCTACATTTAGCCTTGATTTTGATAAAGATTTTTTAAATTTATAG
- a CDS encoding IS630 family transposase produces MKKKFSKSGLYKFLQRTLIRRVVPRTKHIKNDPEKMAEWIKDLPNKINEIKVKNPGKKINIDFQDESRFGQMTIKSGIWSPFPIRPEFKTQMGYLNSWIYATANKDTGKYFGMILPNLNVENMQIFINEYSKTVPKNEHIIMILDGASAHKSKKLILPQNISFIFLPSFSPELNPIERLWSYFKRNHLSFKIYKDYEDLVQKCSSGWNQLTQKIVKSIMNSKPKASLC; encoded by the coding sequence ATTAAAAAAAAATTTAGTAAAAGTGGGTTATACAAGTTCCTTCAAAGAACATTAATAAGAAGAGTTGTTCCAAGAACAAAGCATATAAAAAATGACCCAGAAAAAATGGCCGAATGGATTAAAGATTTACCAAATAAAATTAATGAAATTAAAGTAAAAAATCCAGGAAAAAAAATAAACATAGATTTTCAAGATGAATCACGATTTGGACAAATGACAATAAAATCTGGTATTTGGAGTCCTTTCCCAATCAGACCAGAATTTAAAACTCAAATGGGTTATTTAAACTCATGGATTTATGCTACTGCTAACAAAGATACGGGCAAATATTTTGGAATGATATTACCAAATTTAAATGTTGAAAACATGCAAATTTTTATCAATGAGTACTCCAAGACCGTACCTAAGAATGAGCATATTATTATGATACTAGATGGAGCTAGTGCACATAAAAGCAAAAAATTAATTTTACCCCAAAATATATCATTTATTTTTTTACCTTCATTTTCTCCAGAGTTAAATCCAATTGAAAGGTTATGGAGTTATTTTAAAAGGAATCACTTATCATTTAAAATTTATAAAGATTATGAAGATCTCGTTCAAAAATGCTCTAGTGGTTGGAATCAATTAACACAAAAAATTGTCAAGTCAATTATGAATTCAAAACCTAAGGCAAGCTTATGTTAA
- a CDS encoding ABC transporter ATP-binding protein has translation MSAISIEFRNVSKIYKLPKGSQFEALKPIHLQIYRGECFGLLGHNGAGKTTLLNLLAGVNTPTTGDIFVEGLSVKNNTSEVKRLLGVVQQELIADSFFDLPTMLAIQSKLSGYYPDKEWIDFLLEKLLLAEHRKKTTRELSGGMKRRMMIARALVHKPKILILDEPTAGVDVELRRTMWRFVEDLHKQGMTIILTTHYLQEAEDFCSRIAIIKKGEIVTLKQSQEMLALGGKHKISCLIIIDNITQWLDENLNFLRQNSILAEPIKTAVKNNCNLKLSITYIHGSMTSFIDASKLLNSMINKLKLKVFEICTESPDLEDVFIKINAGDIVKNS, from the coding sequence ATGAGTGCAATTTCTATTGAATTTAGAAATGTGAGTAAAATATACAAACTTCCAAAAGGCTCTCAATTTGAGGCGTTAAAACCTATTCATTTACAAATTTATAGAGGCGAATGTTTTGGATTGCTTGGTCACAATGGAGCAGGAAAAACCACGTTATTAAATTTATTGGCTGGTGTAAATACGCCAACCACAGGAGATATTTTTGTTGAAGGTTTAAGTGTAAAAAATAATACCTCCGAAGTTAAAAGATTATTAGGGGTCGTTCAGCAAGAGCTCATTGCTGATTCATTTTTTGATTTACCAACCATGTTAGCAATTCAGAGTAAGCTTTCTGGCTATTATCCAGATAAAGAATGGATTGATTTTTTATTAGAAAAACTTTTACTTGCAGAACATAGAAAAAAAACAACCCGTGAACTGAGTGGCGGTATGAAGCGCAGAATGATGATTGCTAGAGCGTTAGTGCATAAGCCTAAGATTTTAATTCTTGATGAACCAACAGCAGGAGTTGATGTTGAACTAAGACGAACAATGTGGCGCTTTGTAGAAGACCTTCATAAGCAAGGCATGACAATAATTTTAACAACCCACTACTTACAAGAAGCAGAAGATTTTTGTAGCAGAATTGCAATTATAAAAAAAGGAGAAATTGTCACATTAAAGCAAAGTCAAGAAATGTTAGCATTGGGAGGGAAACATAAAATATCGTGTTTAATTATAATAGATAATATCACGCAATGGCTAGATGAAAATTTAAATTTTTTAAGACAAAACTCAATTCTTGCAGAACCAATTAAAACTGCTGTTAAAAATAATTGTAATTTAAAATTGTCGATTACATATATTCATGGAAGCATGACCTCCTTTATAGATGCCTCAAAGTTATTGAATTCAATGATTAATAAGTTAAAATTAAAGGTTTTTGAAATTTGCACCGAATCTCCTGATCTAGAAGATGTATTTATAAAAATAAATGCAGGAGATATTGTTAAAAATTCTTAA
- a CDS encoding ABC transporter permease translates to MDISEYLKKKPVAKSWLPGFGVFEREVRRFFAVPAQTIFAPFGSALIYFALFGLALGKLLSQSSNSSLTHGYEYIIFLIPGIIAMEVVNAALQNPMSSIMIAKWSGTIVDMLMAPLTPFAMWLAFISGAIIRALIVSLSVLSAGFLCSWEFVFFNPILLLISIVLATGIFGSLGIAAGAICKSWDQIGVIMSFIVQPLIFFSGVFFSFQTFPEWIQFIRYLNPIFYIVSMFRYSVLHVSDISALSAFSISFVFFIATSLISIKILKSGFGLRG, encoded by the coding sequence ATGGACATAAGTGAGTATTTAAAAAAAAAGCCAGTTGCTAAATCTTGGCTGCCTGGTTTTGGTGTATTTGAACGCGAAGTTCGTCGATTTTTTGCTGTCCCTGCACAAACAATATTTGCCCCTTTTGGCAGTGCATTGATTTATTTTGCTTTATTTGGTTTGGCGCTTGGTAAGTTGCTGTCACAATCTTCTAATTCTTCTTTAACGCACGGCTACGAATATATCATTTTTTTAATTCCTGGAATTATTGCGATGGAAGTTGTTAACGCTGCGTTACAAAATCCAATGAGTAGTATTATGATTGCAAAGTGGAGTGGTACAATTGTTGATATGTTAATGGCTCCTTTGACTCCATTTGCAATGTGGCTTGCTTTCATTTCTGGAGCCATAATTAGGGCTCTGATTGTATCATTATCTGTTTTGTCTGCAGGATTTTTATGTTCTTGGGAATTTGTTTTCTTTAATCCCATTTTATTATTAATTTCTATAGTTTTAGCTACAGGTATTTTTGGAAGTTTAGGAATTGCTGCAGGTGCAATTTGTAAAAGTTGGGATCAAATTGGTGTTATCATGTCTTTTATTGTACAGCCATTGATTTTTTTTTCTGGGGTCTTTTTTTCATTTCAAACTTTTCCAGAATGGATTCAGTTTATTAGATATTTAAATCCAATTTTTTATATAGTGAGTATGTTTCGTTATTCTGTGCTTCATGTTTCTGATATTTCTGCATTATCTGCATTTTCAATTTCTTTTGTATTTTTTATAGCTACATCTTTAATTTCTATAAAAATTTTGAAATCAGGTTTTGGGTTGAGGGGTTAA